DNA from Pseudomonadota bacterium:
TCAACTAATTTGGTAAAGGAATTACAACTATATATCTTTATATTTTCTCCATGTCGAAAGGTTGTCGAGGTATTTCGGTGTTTTGTCTCCGGGAAAGTCCTTTTTAATTGTTTTATCACAAGTTGTCTGGTATTTTATCATGTTCAGCATTGACAGTTATATGTAGACAGGTTAAAAGCAAATGATGAAGGAAAAATACTTCCTCAATCTAAATGGTAGTTCCGAAGAAATATCACCATCAGGAGAGCATCGTCGAAGCATACGGTTTCCGGTGAGTCTCTCTGTTAAATATGGAGAAAAAACTCCCGTTGAATATACGAGTTTTATTATAAATATGAGCGAGAGAGGTGTTTTTATTCAAACCGAAAATCCTCTCCAGACAGGCGCCAAAATTGTAATGTCCTTTTATATACCCCCGAATGTTAAGATTCTTGCTAACGTCGTTGGAAATGTACAATGGGTAAACAACGGTGATTCTAATCTTCCGAGAGGCATGGGGATCAGTCTGGAAGTCTATAGCATAGAGTCAATACAACTACTTGAAGATTTCCTGGAAGAGCGAAAACATTTAGTCGATCTAAAAGGATAAGCCGCTTAAACAT
Protein-coding regions in this window:
- a CDS encoding PilZ domain-containing protein produces the protein MMKEKYFLNLNGSSEEISPSGEHRRSIRFPVSLSVKYGEKTPVEYTSFIINMSERGVFIQTENPLQTGAKIVMSFYIPPNVKILANVVGNVQWVNNGDSNLPRGMGISLEVYSIESIQLLEDFLEERKHLVDLKG